Proteins encoded in a region of the Candidatus Nanosynbacter sp. HMT-352 genome:
- a CDS encoding PilN domain-containing protein, translating to MIEINLLPNVKRELLKTRAMRNRVISISFLVGGASIAAVVVLALILGSQIAAEAVQNGVIKDRNDKLMAVEDLNKVVTIQNQLTKINEQHSGKKINSRIFDVVTAVNPVAPNNVSFSDIKVNPESKTITLEGSAVNGYSALETLKKTILNTKVQTTDGDKSSEVSLTKEIKDGDTSFGENSEGKKVLQFSFSFEYAEELLAPANNGTVSVLTPTGKVDVTDSRRGIPDSLFKSNSKKQEKK from the coding sequence ATGATTGAGATAAATCTTCTCCCAAACGTTAAGCGCGAGCTATTGAAGACTCGGGCTATGCGCAATCGGGTTATTTCGATATCGTTCTTGGTGGGCGGTGCTTCGATTGCGGCAGTAGTTGTTTTGGCGTTGATTTTGGGTAGCCAAATTGCAGCCGAGGCGGTCCAGAACGGAGTTATTAAAGATAGGAACGATAAATTGATGGCGGTCGAAGATCTCAATAAGGTTGTAACGATTCAGAATCAATTGACAAAGATCAATGAGCAACATTCTGGAAAGAAGATTAATTCAAGGATCTTTGATGTTGTAACGGCAGTTAATCCTGTTGCACCAAATAATGTTAGTTTTTCGGATATAAAAGTCAATCCTGAGTCAAAAACTATTACTCTGGAGGGCAGTGCGGTTAATGGCTATAGTGCATTAGAGACCTTAAAGAAAACCATCTTGAATACGAAGGTCCAGACTACTGACGGCGATAAAAGTTCCGAAGTTAGTCTGACTAAGGAGATAAAAGATGGCGATACTAGTTTTGGAGAGAACTCAGAAGGTAAAAAAGTGTTGCAATTCTCGTTCTCGTTTGAATACGCAGAAGAATTACTAGCGCCTGCAAATAATGGTACAGTTTCCGTATTGACGCCGACTGGTAAGGTTGATGTGACAGATTCTCGCCGGGGTATTCCAGACAGCTTGTTTAAGAGTAACTCGAAAAAACAGGAGAAGAAATAA